ATTGTCGCAAGAGTGCGTCGTACGTCATGTCTGGCAAGAGGCGGAGGATCATGTGCGCAATTTCTTTCGCAGCAAATCGTTGGCCGACTTGCTGGAAATTGAGCAAAAACAGGCGTACACGCAGATTCAGCCAGTCCTCCACGGTAACGGCAAAGAATCCGTAGCCGCCCGCAACTAAGCGGTAGAAAGAAGAGTAAAAATGGGCGAACGCAGGCAAGCTGCGTGCGCATTGACTGTTTTTCCTCTTTTCCTCGTTCGAATTTCAAATTTTCAAATACCGGAGTAGCCTTGAACCATCTTGAAGTGCGCGGCCTGCATGTCGCGGTAGAAGGGAAGGAAATTCTTCGTGGCCTGGACCTGACGGTTCCGGTGGGCGAAGTACATGCGATCATGGGGCCCAACGGCGGTGGCAAGTCGACTTTGTCCTCAGCCATCATGGGACATCCCAAATACGAAGTGACCGGAGGTGATATTCTCTGGAAGGGGGATAGCCTTCTCGAGTTGGAGCCGGATGAGCGCGCCAAGAAGGGTCTTTTCTTGGCGTTTCAATATCCTCAGGAAATTTACGGCGTTTCCGTGAACAACTTCTTGCGTTTGGCAATGACTGAGCGATTCGGGCAAACCCCGAGCTTTAAGGAATTTGATGCCGAAATGAAGAAATGGCTTCAGCTGTTGGACATTCGACCTGAATTCACGAAGCGCTATTTGAACGAAGGGTTCTCGGGTGGCGAGAAGAAGCGCAACGAGATTCTGCAAATGGGAATGTTGAAACCTGAGATGGCGATCATGGACGAAACCGATTCTGGTCTCGACATTGACGCCCTCAAGATTGTAGCCAACGGCGTAAACAGCATGCGCGGAGAAGGATTCGGCGCGCTTGTGATCACCCACTATCAGCGTCTGCTCGACTACATCGTTCCCGACGTCGTACATATTCTGGTCAACGGCCGTATCGTCAAGTCCGGAGACAAATCGCTTGCGCTCCAGCTTGAAAAGGAAGGTTACGACTGGGTGAAAGACGAAGTCGCAGCTTAAGCGAATTGTGACGGCGAACGGTTTGGATATCGTTGACACTCTCCGCCTGGAGCTTGGACTAAGTGTGATGCTGGACGAGACCGGACGGCCGCGCTTGAACGAAGGCGTAGAACGCCCGCGTTGGCCCGGTAAACTTGATCCTTCCAAAACAGTCGTCATGGACACGTCGCCGACACAAGACGGAGAGTTTTGGCCGGCGCCGCGTTTTGAAATACTGATTGCAAACCTCGATTCCGTGGGGATCAAGGTCGTACAAGTCGGCGATCCCGCGTCGGAGAGATTGGCGCGCGCCGATCACGTTTTTCGAAAACTGAATGCGTCCGAGCGCGCCGGTGTCATCTCGGAGGCGTTGCTCTGGATTGGCATGAACACGTCATGGCGATACATCGCGGCGGCGCTAAACAAACCTCAAGTTGTCATCGTGTCAAGCCGAGACGACGTTAAGCCAAGTTGGAATGACACGTTTATTGTCGATGCCGCCTCGCACAAAGCCGAAAGCAAAACACTCGGTCCGATTTCCGTGACGTCCGTTGCCGAGGCCGCGACGAAAGCTCTGAAGCAGCTTGGCATCGCCGCACAATTGTGAAAACACTCGGTCCGCGCTACGGAAGTGCGATCAAGAAACTTAGCTATTGGTGGAAAACGCGGAATCGCCCAAGCCAACCGATAGTCGTCACCCACTGCGGGAAACTCGGAGACTTCATTGCTTGCCTGCCCGTAGCAAGCTGGCTCTACAAGACTCACGGCGACAAAATCCACTTTGTGCTGGCCAAGAGCTTTGGTCCGTTTTCACAAATTGACTCTCTCTTGATGCTGCAAGAAATGACTCACAAGGTCACTCTTGTGGATTTTCCGGTGGTCGATTGGGAAAAGGGCGGCGAACCCTACGTCCACGATCCCAACCAATTCGGTGTCGTAACATCTGAATACTACAATCTCGGATTTCGCCGGACGCCGCGAAGATTTGTTCCGGAGTATGTCGCTGAAGAGCACGGTTTGGGCTACGACCCTGAATTCAAATTGAATCTCGGGGACTATCCCTTCACAGACGAAATTCTGGTCGGTGATGAACACATGCTGGTCGAAGTTCCGCATGCGCAAGTGCTCGATCTTTCGCAAGACATTCTGACAAACGCCCGCCGTATGGCCGGTGCGCGCGAATCGCACGTCAGTCAATCAGGTTTGTTTCACGTTCTCGATTGGGCCGGCGTGACGCCGACTCGAGTTTACATCTATCCTCATTCCGTCAATATCCACCTTTTCACGCGCCGCCTGCATGAATTCGAGATCGTAAACGTGCAGCGAGACGTGCGGCCACGCAACTAAGGATGCCAAGCTACATCATTCACAGCGGATGGTGGTGCGACGAAACTCGCCGGCACATCGGCGCGAACTACAACGAATCCGATGATCGTGTGCGCACGCCCGGCTTCTTTGACGTTTGGTACGAATGTGTCAAGACGTTTGCCGATCCTGTTCAGATTTTTGTTGCAGATTCGGCCAGTCCCCTAAAACCCGACTTGTCAAACAAACAAGTCGAGTGGGTAAATCTAGCCAAGAATTTCAAGCATGGGATGATCTGCGAGGGCAAGTATGGTGGATGGACGCGCTCGTTCTCGCTCGGAGCGATGCACGCCTACT
This region of Calditrichota bacterium genomic DNA includes:
- the sufC gene encoding Fe-S cluster assembly ATPase SufC; the encoded protein is MNHLEVRGLHVAVEGKEILRGLDLTVPVGEVHAIMGPNGGGKSTLSSAIMGHPKYEVTGGDILWKGDSLLELEPDERAKKGLFLAFQYPQEIYGVSVNNFLRLAMTERFGQTPSFKEFDAEMKKWLQLLDIRPEFTKRYLNEGFSGGEKKRNEILQMGMLKPEMAIMDETDSGLDIDALKIVANGVNSMRGEGFGALVITHYQRLLDYIVPDVVHILVNGRIVKSGDKSLALQLEKEGYDWVKDEVAA